Proteins encoded together in one Ipomoea triloba cultivar NCNSP0323 chromosome 4, ASM357664v1 window:
- the LOC116017541 gene encoding uncharacterized protein LOC116017541, which yields MAQLDRKSNPNSPAFDRHLQGDERVSSPFASPKCYDLEEAFPNQQSSKKSVLTKVKERARKLRHSLSSNSRKKHDNQGHGEVSTPTWGVTLEDEDEDDEDEDPEYLGAPMYESELAPDSYKETARQHPRADLLFSERNASPQCIKHGQEFEIENGKERSDSSNVAEISGATQPIDSKFLGLTIRNTRVQSSREQRTGENSDHGLALFGQYAEGRKYELQQQGIITPTKWDKGVSVKEYFMNKLEPGEDEKALSKVISEAMSPRRAPGERGVVEKVKEVVSSFLRPQEPSSDSNPSSSSFASTNPSLSRVRTSTSNTTSSPKASTGNSSPIIPVSTNADEVFDERVHARIPQTN from the exons ATGGCTCAACTGGATCGAAAATCGAATCCCAACTCTCCAGCTTTTGATCGACATTTACAAG GTGATGAAAGGGTGTCGAGTCCATTTGCGTCCCCAAAGTGTTATGATCTAGAAGAAGCTTTCCCCAACCAGCAAAGTAGCAAGAAATCTGTTCTTACAAAAGTGAAAGAAAGGGCAAGGAAGCTGCGGCATAGTCTTAGTAGCAACAGCAGGAAGAAGCATGATAATCAGGGTCATGGCGAAGTGAGCACACCGACATGGGGTGTGACCTTAGAGGACGAGGATGAGGACGATGAAGATGAAGATCCAGAATATCTTGGAGCTCCAA TGTATGAATCAGAACTGGCACCTGATTCCTATAAAGAAACTGCACGACAACACCCCCGAGCAGATCTGTTGTTTTCTGAGAGGAATGCTTCACCCCAATGCATAAAACATGGGCAAGAATTCGAAATCGAGAATGGAAAAGAAAGGTCTGATAGCTCCAATGTGGCAGAAATCTCAGGTGCAACTCAGCCCATTGATTCTAAGTTTTTAGGTCTGACTATTAGGAACACGAGGGTGCAGTCATCGAGAGAACAGAGAACCGGGGAGAATTCTGATCATGGCTTGGCGTTATTTGGGCAGTATGCAGAGGGAAGAAAATATGAGCTACAGCAGCAAGGGATAATCACCCCAACAAAATGGGATAAAGGGGTATCAGTGAAGGAGTACTTCATGAACAAGCTTGAGCCCGGGGAAGACGAAAAAGCACTCTCGAAGGTGATCTCTGAGGCCATGAGCCCCAGAAGAGCTCCGGGAGAAAGGGGAGTGGTGGAGAAAGTGAAGGAGGTTGTCTCTTCATTTCTCCGGCCTCAAGAACCCTCTTCTGATTCCaatccatcatcatcatctttcgCCAGTACAAACCCCTCGCTTTCCAGAGTTAGAACCTCCACCAGCAACACAACTTCATCACCCAAAGCTTCCACTGGAAACTCATCTCCAATCATTCCTGTATCTACCAACGCTGATGAAG TGTTTGATGAAAGGGTTCATGCAAGGATACCCCAAACAAACTGA